A genomic stretch from Halichoerus grypus chromosome 7, mHalGry1.hap1.1, whole genome shotgun sequence includes:
- the UROS gene encoding uroporphyrinogen-III synthase isoform X2 translates to MKVLLLKDAKEDDCGQDPYIRELGLYGLEATLIPVLSFEFLSLPSFSEKLCHPEGYGGLIFTSPRAVEAVDLCLEKDNKTEVWKHSLREKWNAKSVYVVGNATASLVNKIGLDTEGAHCGNAEKLAEYICSRESPALPLLFPCGTVKGEILPKMLKDRGIPMESITVYQKIPHPGIQVNLNSYYSKQGVPASITFFSPSGLTYSLKHIQELSGDNIDQIKGIHSQTLEWMCESTATTQS, encoded by the exons ATGAAGGTTCTCTTACTGAAAGACGCTAAGGAGGACGACTGTGGCCAAGATCCATACATCAGG GAATTAGGATTATATGGACTTGAAGCCACTCTGATCCCTGTTTTATCATTTGAGTTTTTGTCTCTTCCCAGTTTTTCTGAGAAG CTGTGTCATCCTGAAGGCTATGGGGGACTCATCTTTACCAGCCCCAGAGCAGTGGAAGCAGTGGACCTGTGTCTGGAGAAAGACAACAAAACGGAAG TCTGGAAACATTCTCTGAGGGAAAAATGGAATGCTAAGTCAGTGTATGTGGTCGGAAATGCTACTGCTTCTCTAG TGAATAAAATTGGCCTGGATACAGAAGGAGCACACTGCGGAAATGCAGAAAAGCTTGCAGAATATATTTGTTCCC GGGAGTCACCAGCATTGCCTCTTCTGTTTCCCTGTGGAACCGTCAAAGGAGAAATCCTGCCGAAAATGCTCAAGGACAGAG GGATTCCCATGGAAAGCATAACTGTCTATCAGAAGATCCCACACCCGGGAATCCAAGTGAACCTCAACAGCTACTATTCTAAGCAG GGCGTTCCGGCCAGCATCACATTTTTCAGTCCCTCTGGCCTTACCTACAGCCTCAAGCATATTCAAGAGTTATCTGGCGACAACATTGATCAAATTAAG GGGATACATTCCCAGACCCTCGAGTGGATGTGTGAAAGCACGGCTACTACCCAATCCTGA
- the UROS gene encoding uroporphyrinogen-III synthase isoform X5, which translates to MKVLLLKDAKEDDCGQDPYIRELGLYGLEATLIPVLSFEFLSLPSFSEKLCHPEGYGGLIFTSPRAVEAVDLCLEKDNKTEVWKHSLREKWNAKSVYVVGNATASLVNKIGLDTEGAHCGNAEKLAEYICSRESPALPLLFPCGTVKGEILPKMLKDRGIPMESITVYQKIPHPGIQVNLNSYYSKQGVPASITFFSPSGLTYSLKHIQELSGDNIDQIKETKALLT; encoded by the exons ATGAAGGTTCTCTTACTGAAAGACGCTAAGGAGGACGACTGTGGCCAAGATCCATACATCAGG GAATTAGGATTATATGGACTTGAAGCCACTCTGATCCCTGTTTTATCATTTGAGTTTTTGTCTCTTCCCAGTTTTTCTGAGAAG CTGTGTCATCCTGAAGGCTATGGGGGACTCATCTTTACCAGCCCCAGAGCAGTGGAAGCAGTGGACCTGTGTCTGGAGAAAGACAACAAAACGGAAG TCTGGAAACATTCTCTGAGGGAAAAATGGAATGCTAAGTCAGTGTATGTGGTCGGAAATGCTACTGCTTCTCTAG TGAATAAAATTGGCCTGGATACAGAAGGAGCACACTGCGGAAATGCAGAAAAGCTTGCAGAATATATTTGTTCCC GGGAGTCACCAGCATTGCCTCTTCTGTTTCCCTGTGGAACCGTCAAAGGAGAAATCCTGCCGAAAATGCTCAAGGACAGAG GGATTCCCATGGAAAGCATAACTGTCTATCAGAAGATCCCACACCCGGGAATCCAAGTGAACCTCAACAGCTACTATTCTAAGCAG GGCGTTCCGGCCAGCATCACATTTTTCAGTCCCTCTGGCCTTACCTACAGCCTCAAGCATATTCAAGAGTTATCTGGCGACAACATTGATCAAATTAAG GAAACCAAAGCACTCCTGACCTAG
- the UROS gene encoding uroporphyrinogen-III synthase isoform X7, which translates to MKVLLLKDAKEDDCGQDPYIRELGLYGLEATLIPVLSFEFLSLPSFSEKLCHPEGYGGLIFTSPRAVEAVDLCLEKDNKTEVWKHSLREKWNAKSVYVVGNATASLVNKIGLDTEGAHCGNAEKLAEYICSRPESSGWCSLLCIHIQGRKDPGHF; encoded by the exons ATGAAGGTTCTCTTACTGAAAGACGCTAAGGAGGACGACTGTGGCCAAGATCCATACATCAGG GAATTAGGATTATATGGACTTGAAGCCACTCTGATCCCTGTTTTATCATTTGAGTTTTTGTCTCTTCCCAGTTTTTCTGAGAAG CTGTGTCATCCTGAAGGCTATGGGGGACTCATCTTTACCAGCCCCAGAGCAGTGGAAGCAGTGGACCTGTGTCTGGAGAAAGACAACAAAACGGAAG TCTGGAAACATTCTCTGAGGGAAAAATGGAATGCTAAGTCAGTGTATGTGGTCGGAAATGCTACTGCTTCTCTAG TGAATAAAATTGGCCTGGATACAGAAGGAGCACACTGCGGAAATGCAGAAAAGCTTGCAGAATATATTTGTTCCC GTCCAGAGTCATCAGGCTGGTGTTCCTTGCTCTGCATACATATCCAAGGCAGGAAGGATCCAGGTCACTTCTGA